A single Hippocampus zosterae strain Florida chromosome 1, ASM2543408v3, whole genome shotgun sequence DNA region contains:
- the nexmifb gene encoding neurite extension and migration factor isoform X2, giving the protein MDVLTDSGLTLVVKTSQADNAIAVENTGVCEPSGDLSLSRLVDAALPPPTPPAVESSQQLCPAHQRPTVSSPTLSFPLPLGSDLSLGLTTVQCPPSHEVPTLVPHFQHTPSAASLPNPPVSSWGPMSDTQKRIRLPAATSLALTMMEPDNVSTLTDECLLQPSRTCLGCFIETCDANTEQNPPQEPSTSPNSESGLSVRIGDVNREDFSDINNISIQCLSHAGEAVSHYGEQLLSDQLLNFPLPKASDEGKRAEESKITNDCDDPQDDATTKNLYEGLLLDKVSGEEVLLANASQDWGYFESFISESKMELLDLCSKNELSVNLFSEEDVDNLFDDEDDDSTLSSDVCSLKIRYESFQDNMREKTNVLQEETQFNFFPSVLANCAKKEEGVGVLRRSVDELQPKMDELILQPEQMENPGDCSGQSPLDGSQGSPMSTPKVNYVIDFNSTEESGEFSDDSSCTGSSSDTVQEGKSKKAHSKRFLSPSNPLNYGLRSKRKVRYSDDYLYDVDSLESEKNAEKKEKPPPGQKEEEDVDWCPKKRRKSCRKEPPVVIKYIIINRFKGERLMSVKLGKVNLADGTVSLNANTVSKYETLAPLKDYWQAKQRDRQEQLKLVARDRQQRGFHLNGRHHRPFYSGHPKRKYKIANRLKVQRIHAVEQSVSMHGSLPSDQAHSGVTKEEGTLMAREITAAPDIPVTLDFNSISDTIIIKSRSQEREEREGRRFGRNKIVRIRKFKSEARLRSLKMKEAEGEDRKSVTNVTDATAANTTDLAAGAQDGSISSTTAKANFSDNTISSDTDKVKFTFVSSSCPPSKASPTEEVETGVPVIPGGYLQTLLDATDSSGGTSISYFPQQPSRQQYPVGLSREEKQFCSLQLAQSCVLSPPSESELQQSPQNCPSFPQMWHPQLCPNHNQNFGPETPILPNSFPPAVPASESLPISDYNQVSPEGDRILYEKNYLTEPGRQPGVDLQVCQSTCVEGQVQYQRGSLCTDNGRLISYDSVGSLSASSSNYSSLSLKSCEREGEEEGRDSFLAHCSPKMVIQQSMDALTPLRESSDLLDISNFTPDKFRHSSLSELSPPETPNLSPQVAGREMKTPGNVGKYQDVNDMSTERNRDLKWNCDLMQQQEHTGNAYAVEDGQFPLHNFNNQDVLCLDKKGELDATEFNEQTDEMAGAKTIKSKRKGNYKQATAGQSPKKVRAPRTPKSEKVKTPKQNSRSTKKIKAMLEGKATKNQADGCRAGLTDSTSSGDWSGPGWSESNSLVGDDQREFEEPSNILSNIVSGMAEVQKFMMASIEPLWNPMSEADAPCEANSLNLKTLKILAGTESDLKKKGAMLTGAGRGRKAGGKGGKNQAKFNPTHPLFPQLALGCDMFDKPNFINPGPAHKKLYRHKTSAKFPRIDTLKGKRAERDPNKDIALMSSFEKLRMWMSCCCRPSYTAWPISRGKPTFNEPHLFTRHLENTRWDHFVLMTYQMPFFS; this is encoded by the exons GGGTATGTGAGCCGAGTGGTGACCTGAGTCTAAGCAGACTTGTTGATGCTGCTCTCCCACCCCCAACTCCTCCTGCAGTGGAGTCATCACAGCAGCTCTGCCCAGCGCACCAGAGACCCACAGTCTCCTCACCAACTCTTTCCTTCCCCCTCCCACTTGGCTCTGACCTCTCTCTTGGTCTGACAACAGTTCAATGCCCTCCCTCCCATGAGGTTCCAACCCTCGTCCCTCACTTTCAACACACCCCGAGTGCCGCATCACTTCCTAACCCACCTGTAAGCTCCTGGGGCCCAATGAGTGATACACAGAAGAGGATTCGGTTGCCCGCTGCTACCTCTCTGGCACTGACAATGATGGAGCCTGACAACGTATCTACTCTGACAGATGAGTGTCTCCTTCAGCCGAGCCGCACCTGCCTCGGTTGCTTTATTGAGACCTGCGATGCCAACACCGAACAGAACCCACCACAGGAGCCTAGCACGAGCCCTAATTCAGAAAGTGGACTAAGTGTACGGATAGGGGATGTGAACCGTGAGGATTTCTCAGACATCAACAACATAAGCATCCAGTGCCTGAGCCATGCGGGGGAGGCAGTGAGTCACTACGGAGAACAGCTCCTCTCTGACCAGCTACTTAATTTTCCACTGCCGAAAGCCTCTGATGAAGGCAAGAGAGCGGAAGAAAGCAAAATTACAAATGACTGTGACGACCCCCAGGACGATGCAACAACAAAGAACTTGTATGAAGGACTGTTACTGGACAAAGTCAGCGGAGAGGAGGTACTCTTGGCTAATGCCAGCCAGGACTGGGGATACTTTGAGTCGTTCATTAGCGAGAGCAAGATGGAGCTGCTGGATCTTTGCTCCAAGAACGAGCTGTCCGTCAACCTCTTCTCTGAGGAAGATGTTGACAATTTatttgatgatgaggatgacgacTCTACCTTAAGTAGTGATGTTTGCTCACTCAAGATTCGTTATGAGTCATTTCAGGACAACATGagggaaaaaacaaatgtgctcCAGGAAGAGACACAGTTTAATTTTTTCCCTAGTGTCCTGGCCAACTGTGCCAAGAAAGAAGAAGGAGTAGGAGTCTTGAGGAGGAGTGTTGATGAGCTTCAGCCCAAAATGGATGAGCTCATCCTTCAACCAGAGCAGATGGAAAACCCAGGGGACTGCAGTGGCCAGAGCCCTCTTGACGGCTCCCAAGGCTCACCCATGTCAACTCCTAAAGTGAACTATGTCATCGACTTTAATTCCACAGAGGAATCGGGGGAATTTAGCGATGACAGCTCCTGTACTGGATCCTCCTCAGACACTGTGCAGGAGGGCAAATCGAAGAAGGCTCACTCCAAAAGATTCCTCAGTCCCTCAAATCCGCTTAACTATGGATTGCGTTCTAAAAGAAAGGTTCGATACAGTGATGATTACTTGTATGATGTTGACTCGCTTGAGAGTGAGAAGAATGCAGAGAAAAAGGAGAAACCCCCACCCGGtcagaaagaagaggaggacgtAGACTGGTGTCCCAAAAAACGGCGGAAATCATGTCGTAAAGAGCCACCCGTGGTCATCAAGTACATCATCATCAACAGGTTTAAAGGAGAACGGCTCATGTCGGTGAAACTGGGCAAAGTAAACCTTGCGGATGGTACTGTGAGCTTAAACGCCAACACAGTAAGCAAATACGAGACACTGGCTCCACTGAAGGATTACTGGCAGGCAAAGCAAAGAGACAGACAGGAGCAGCTTAAGCTGGTCGCCAGAGATAGACAGCAACGTGGTTTTCATCTTAACGGGCGCCACCATCGCCCTTTTTATTCTGGTCATCCtaaaagaaaatacaagatCGCAAACAGATTAAAGGTTCAGAGGATTCACGCTGTGGAGCAATCAGTCAGCATGCATGGTTCTCTGCCCTCTGATCAGGCCCATTCGGGTGTCACTAAAGAGGAGGGCACCCTCATGGCGCGGGAGATAACAGCGGCTCCGGACATCCCAGTCACATTGGACTTCAACTCCATCTCTGACACAATTATAATCAAGAGTCGCTCGCAGgagagggaggagagagaggGGAGGAGATTTGGAAGAAATAAAATAGTCAGGATAAGAAAATTCAAAAGTGAAGCGAGGCTGAGAAGCCTGAAAATGAAGGAGGCAGAAGGAGAGGATAGGAAGAGCGTGACAAACGTAACGGATGCCACTGCAGCAAACACCACGGACCTTGCTGCTGGTGCACAAGATGGAAGCATTAGCTCAACCACAGCCAAAGCAAATTTCTCTGACAATACTATCTCAAGTGACACAGATAAGGTGAAGTTCACGTTTGTTTCATCTTCCTGTCCTCCTAGCAAAGCATCACCCACAGAGGAGGTGGAAACCGGGGTTCCTGTCATCCCGGGGGGCTACCTGCAGACCTTGCTAGATGCTACAGACTCCTCTGGAGGGACGTCTATCTCCTATTTCCCACAACAGCCCTCCAGGCAACAGTATCCTGTGGGCCTTTCCCGAGAGGAGAAGCAATTTTGCTCCCTTCAACTTGCTCAAAGCTGTGTACTCTCCCCTCCTTCAGAATCAGAGCTCCAACAGTCTCCCCAGAATTGTCCCAGTTTCCCCCAAATGTGGCATCCACAGCTCTGCCCGAATCATAACCAGAACTTTGGACCTGAGACCCCAATCTTACCCAACAGCTTTCCACCTGCTGTACCCGCAAGTGAAAGCCTGCCCATTTCTGACTACAACCAAGTGAGCCCTGAGGGTGACCGGATACTTTACGAGAAGAACTACTTGACGGAGCCCGGACGACAGCCTGGGGTAGATCTGCAGGTGTGTCAGTCAACCTGTGTAGAGGGCCAGGTGCAATACCAGAGAGGGTCTCTGTGCACTGACAATGGAAGACTCATCAGCTACGACTCAGTGGGTTCCTTATCAGCCTCCTCAAGCAATTACAGTTCATTAAGCCTCAAATCTTGTGAGCGAGAGGGTGAGGAGGAGGGCCGAGACAGCTTCTTAGCTCACTGCAGTCCTAAAATGGTGATTCAGCAGAGTATGGATGCCCTCACGCCACTCAGGGAATCCTCGGACCTGCTGGACATCTCCAACTTCACCCCTGACAAATTTAGACACTCGTCGTTGTCAGAGCTTTCCCCGCCTGAGACGCCCAACCTCTCCCCACAGGTTGCGGGACGTGAGATGAAGACACCAGGGAATGTTGGAAAATATCAGGATGTAAATGATATGTCTACGGAGCGCAACAGGGACCTCAAGTGGAACTGTGACTTAATGCAGCAACAGGAGCACACGGGAAATGCCTACGCAGTGGAGGACGGTCAGTTTCCACTACACAACTTTAATAACCAGGATGTATTATGCTTAGATAAAAAGGGGGAACTGGACGCCACAGAATTTAATGAACAGACTGATGAAATGGCAGGGGCCAAAACCATTAAGTCAAAGAGGAAAGGCAATTACAAACAGGCAACTGCAGGACAGAGCCCGAAGAAAGTACGGGCTCCCAGGACACCCAAGTCAGAAAAGGTCAAGACCCCCAAACAGAATTCCCGTTCAACCAAAAAGATTAAGGCCATGTTAGAGGGTAAGGCAACCAAGAACCAAGCAGATGGGTGCCGCGCAGGCCTGACGGACAGCACAAGCAGCGGGGACTGGTCTGGCCCGGGCTGGTCAGAGAGCAACAGTCTCGTCGGAGACGACCAGAGAGAGTTTGAGGAGCCCTCCAATATCCTGTCCAACATTGTCTCCGGTATGGCTGAGGTCCAGAAATTCATGATGGCCTCCATTGAGCCGCTTTGGAATCCGATGTCTGAGGCCGATGCGCCCTGCGAGGCCAACAGTCTCAACCTAAAGACGCTTAAAATCTTGGCAGGCACCGAGTCTGATCTGAAGAAAAAGGGTGCCATGCTAACAGGGGCTGGGAGAGGCAGGAAGGCAGGGGGGAAAGGAGGGAAAAACCAGGCCAAATTCAACCCAACTCATCCCTTATTCCCTCAACTCGCTCTGGGCTGTGACATGTTTGACAAACCCAACTTTATTAACCCGGGGCCTGCGCACAAAAAGCTGTACCGTCACAAGACCAGTGCAAAGTTTCCTCGCATTGACACGCTGAAGGGCAAGCGAGCTGAGAGAGACCCAAATAAGGACATAGCACTGATGAGCTCTTTTGAGAAACTGAG AATGTGGATGTCCTGTTGTTGCCGTCCTTCATACACTGCCTGGCCCATTTCAAGAGGAAAACCTACATTTAATGAGCCCCATTTATTCACAAGGCATCTTGAAAACACAAGATGGGACCATTTTGTATTGATGACATATCAGATGCCTTTTTTCTCCTAG
- the nexmifb gene encoding neurite extension and migration factor isoform X1, producing the protein MDVLTDSGLTLVVKTSQADNAIAVENTAGVCEPSGDLSLSRLVDAALPPPTPPAVESSQQLCPAHQRPTVSSPTLSFPLPLGSDLSLGLTTVQCPPSHEVPTLVPHFQHTPSAASLPNPPVSSWGPMSDTQKRIRLPAATSLALTMMEPDNVSTLTDECLLQPSRTCLGCFIETCDANTEQNPPQEPSTSPNSESGLSVRIGDVNREDFSDINNISIQCLSHAGEAVSHYGEQLLSDQLLNFPLPKASDEGKRAEESKITNDCDDPQDDATTKNLYEGLLLDKVSGEEVLLANASQDWGYFESFISESKMELLDLCSKNELSVNLFSEEDVDNLFDDEDDDSTLSSDVCSLKIRYESFQDNMREKTNVLQEETQFNFFPSVLANCAKKEEGVGVLRRSVDELQPKMDELILQPEQMENPGDCSGQSPLDGSQGSPMSTPKVNYVIDFNSTEESGEFSDDSSCTGSSSDTVQEGKSKKAHSKRFLSPSNPLNYGLRSKRKVRYSDDYLYDVDSLESEKNAEKKEKPPPGQKEEEDVDWCPKKRRKSCRKEPPVVIKYIIINRFKGERLMSVKLGKVNLADGTVSLNANTVSKYETLAPLKDYWQAKQRDRQEQLKLVARDRQQRGFHLNGRHHRPFYSGHPKRKYKIANRLKVQRIHAVEQSVSMHGSLPSDQAHSGVTKEEGTLMAREITAAPDIPVTLDFNSISDTIIIKSRSQEREEREGRRFGRNKIVRIRKFKSEARLRSLKMKEAEGEDRKSVTNVTDATAANTTDLAAGAQDGSISSTTAKANFSDNTISSDTDKVKFTFVSSSCPPSKASPTEEVETGVPVIPGGYLQTLLDATDSSGGTSISYFPQQPSRQQYPVGLSREEKQFCSLQLAQSCVLSPPSESELQQSPQNCPSFPQMWHPQLCPNHNQNFGPETPILPNSFPPAVPASESLPISDYNQVSPEGDRILYEKNYLTEPGRQPGVDLQVCQSTCVEGQVQYQRGSLCTDNGRLISYDSVGSLSASSSNYSSLSLKSCEREGEEEGRDSFLAHCSPKMVIQQSMDALTPLRESSDLLDISNFTPDKFRHSSLSELSPPETPNLSPQVAGREMKTPGNVGKYQDVNDMSTERNRDLKWNCDLMQQQEHTGNAYAVEDGQFPLHNFNNQDVLCLDKKGELDATEFNEQTDEMAGAKTIKSKRKGNYKQATAGQSPKKVRAPRTPKSEKVKTPKQNSRSTKKIKAMLEGKATKNQADGCRAGLTDSTSSGDWSGPGWSESNSLVGDDQREFEEPSNILSNIVSGMAEVQKFMMASIEPLWNPMSEADAPCEANSLNLKTLKILAGTESDLKKKGAMLTGAGRGRKAGGKGGKNQAKFNPTHPLFPQLALGCDMFDKPNFINPGPAHKKLYRHKTSAKFPRIDTLKGKRAERDPNKDIALMSSFEKLRMWMSCCCRPSYTAWPISRGKPTFNEPHLFTRHLENTRWDHFVLMTYQMPFFS; encoded by the exons CAGGGGTATGTGAGCCGAGTGGTGACCTGAGTCTAAGCAGACTTGTTGATGCTGCTCTCCCACCCCCAACTCCTCCTGCAGTGGAGTCATCACAGCAGCTCTGCCCAGCGCACCAGAGACCCACAGTCTCCTCACCAACTCTTTCCTTCCCCCTCCCACTTGGCTCTGACCTCTCTCTTGGTCTGACAACAGTTCAATGCCCTCCCTCCCATGAGGTTCCAACCCTCGTCCCTCACTTTCAACACACCCCGAGTGCCGCATCACTTCCTAACCCACCTGTAAGCTCCTGGGGCCCAATGAGTGATACACAGAAGAGGATTCGGTTGCCCGCTGCTACCTCTCTGGCACTGACAATGATGGAGCCTGACAACGTATCTACTCTGACAGATGAGTGTCTCCTTCAGCCGAGCCGCACCTGCCTCGGTTGCTTTATTGAGACCTGCGATGCCAACACCGAACAGAACCCACCACAGGAGCCTAGCACGAGCCCTAATTCAGAAAGTGGACTAAGTGTACGGATAGGGGATGTGAACCGTGAGGATTTCTCAGACATCAACAACATAAGCATCCAGTGCCTGAGCCATGCGGGGGAGGCAGTGAGTCACTACGGAGAACAGCTCCTCTCTGACCAGCTACTTAATTTTCCACTGCCGAAAGCCTCTGATGAAGGCAAGAGAGCGGAAGAAAGCAAAATTACAAATGACTGTGACGACCCCCAGGACGATGCAACAACAAAGAACTTGTATGAAGGACTGTTACTGGACAAAGTCAGCGGAGAGGAGGTACTCTTGGCTAATGCCAGCCAGGACTGGGGATACTTTGAGTCGTTCATTAGCGAGAGCAAGATGGAGCTGCTGGATCTTTGCTCCAAGAACGAGCTGTCCGTCAACCTCTTCTCTGAGGAAGATGTTGACAATTTatttgatgatgaggatgacgacTCTACCTTAAGTAGTGATGTTTGCTCACTCAAGATTCGTTATGAGTCATTTCAGGACAACATGagggaaaaaacaaatgtgctcCAGGAAGAGACACAGTTTAATTTTTTCCCTAGTGTCCTGGCCAACTGTGCCAAGAAAGAAGAAGGAGTAGGAGTCTTGAGGAGGAGTGTTGATGAGCTTCAGCCCAAAATGGATGAGCTCATCCTTCAACCAGAGCAGATGGAAAACCCAGGGGACTGCAGTGGCCAGAGCCCTCTTGACGGCTCCCAAGGCTCACCCATGTCAACTCCTAAAGTGAACTATGTCATCGACTTTAATTCCACAGAGGAATCGGGGGAATTTAGCGATGACAGCTCCTGTACTGGATCCTCCTCAGACACTGTGCAGGAGGGCAAATCGAAGAAGGCTCACTCCAAAAGATTCCTCAGTCCCTCAAATCCGCTTAACTATGGATTGCGTTCTAAAAGAAAGGTTCGATACAGTGATGATTACTTGTATGATGTTGACTCGCTTGAGAGTGAGAAGAATGCAGAGAAAAAGGAGAAACCCCCACCCGGtcagaaagaagaggaggacgtAGACTGGTGTCCCAAAAAACGGCGGAAATCATGTCGTAAAGAGCCACCCGTGGTCATCAAGTACATCATCATCAACAGGTTTAAAGGAGAACGGCTCATGTCGGTGAAACTGGGCAAAGTAAACCTTGCGGATGGTACTGTGAGCTTAAACGCCAACACAGTAAGCAAATACGAGACACTGGCTCCACTGAAGGATTACTGGCAGGCAAAGCAAAGAGACAGACAGGAGCAGCTTAAGCTGGTCGCCAGAGATAGACAGCAACGTGGTTTTCATCTTAACGGGCGCCACCATCGCCCTTTTTATTCTGGTCATCCtaaaagaaaatacaagatCGCAAACAGATTAAAGGTTCAGAGGATTCACGCTGTGGAGCAATCAGTCAGCATGCATGGTTCTCTGCCCTCTGATCAGGCCCATTCGGGTGTCACTAAAGAGGAGGGCACCCTCATGGCGCGGGAGATAACAGCGGCTCCGGACATCCCAGTCACATTGGACTTCAACTCCATCTCTGACACAATTATAATCAAGAGTCGCTCGCAGgagagggaggagagagaggGGAGGAGATTTGGAAGAAATAAAATAGTCAGGATAAGAAAATTCAAAAGTGAAGCGAGGCTGAGAAGCCTGAAAATGAAGGAGGCAGAAGGAGAGGATAGGAAGAGCGTGACAAACGTAACGGATGCCACTGCAGCAAACACCACGGACCTTGCTGCTGGTGCACAAGATGGAAGCATTAGCTCAACCACAGCCAAAGCAAATTTCTCTGACAATACTATCTCAAGTGACACAGATAAGGTGAAGTTCACGTTTGTTTCATCTTCCTGTCCTCCTAGCAAAGCATCACCCACAGAGGAGGTGGAAACCGGGGTTCCTGTCATCCCGGGGGGCTACCTGCAGACCTTGCTAGATGCTACAGACTCCTCTGGAGGGACGTCTATCTCCTATTTCCCACAACAGCCCTCCAGGCAACAGTATCCTGTGGGCCTTTCCCGAGAGGAGAAGCAATTTTGCTCCCTTCAACTTGCTCAAAGCTGTGTACTCTCCCCTCCTTCAGAATCAGAGCTCCAACAGTCTCCCCAGAATTGTCCCAGTTTCCCCCAAATGTGGCATCCACAGCTCTGCCCGAATCATAACCAGAACTTTGGACCTGAGACCCCAATCTTACCCAACAGCTTTCCACCTGCTGTACCCGCAAGTGAAAGCCTGCCCATTTCTGACTACAACCAAGTGAGCCCTGAGGGTGACCGGATACTTTACGAGAAGAACTACTTGACGGAGCCCGGACGACAGCCTGGGGTAGATCTGCAGGTGTGTCAGTCAACCTGTGTAGAGGGCCAGGTGCAATACCAGAGAGGGTCTCTGTGCACTGACAATGGAAGACTCATCAGCTACGACTCAGTGGGTTCCTTATCAGCCTCCTCAAGCAATTACAGTTCATTAAGCCTCAAATCTTGTGAGCGAGAGGGTGAGGAGGAGGGCCGAGACAGCTTCTTAGCTCACTGCAGTCCTAAAATGGTGATTCAGCAGAGTATGGATGCCCTCACGCCACTCAGGGAATCCTCGGACCTGCTGGACATCTCCAACTTCACCCCTGACAAATTTAGACACTCGTCGTTGTCAGAGCTTTCCCCGCCTGAGACGCCCAACCTCTCCCCACAGGTTGCGGGACGTGAGATGAAGACACCAGGGAATGTTGGAAAATATCAGGATGTAAATGATATGTCTACGGAGCGCAACAGGGACCTCAAGTGGAACTGTGACTTAATGCAGCAACAGGAGCACACGGGAAATGCCTACGCAGTGGAGGACGGTCAGTTTCCACTACACAACTTTAATAACCAGGATGTATTATGCTTAGATAAAAAGGGGGAACTGGACGCCACAGAATTTAATGAACAGACTGATGAAATGGCAGGGGCCAAAACCATTAAGTCAAAGAGGAAAGGCAATTACAAACAGGCAACTGCAGGACAGAGCCCGAAGAAAGTACGGGCTCCCAGGACACCCAAGTCAGAAAAGGTCAAGACCCCCAAACAGAATTCCCGTTCAACCAAAAAGATTAAGGCCATGTTAGAGGGTAAGGCAACCAAGAACCAAGCAGATGGGTGCCGCGCAGGCCTGACGGACAGCACAAGCAGCGGGGACTGGTCTGGCCCGGGCTGGTCAGAGAGCAACAGTCTCGTCGGAGACGACCAGAGAGAGTTTGAGGAGCCCTCCAATATCCTGTCCAACATTGTCTCCGGTATGGCTGAGGTCCAGAAATTCATGATGGCCTCCATTGAGCCGCTTTGGAATCCGATGTCTGAGGCCGATGCGCCCTGCGAGGCCAACAGTCTCAACCTAAAGACGCTTAAAATCTTGGCAGGCACCGAGTCTGATCTGAAGAAAAAGGGTGCCATGCTAACAGGGGCTGGGAGAGGCAGGAAGGCAGGGGGGAAAGGAGGGAAAAACCAGGCCAAATTCAACCCAACTCATCCCTTATTCCCTCAACTCGCTCTGGGCTGTGACATGTTTGACAAACCCAACTTTATTAACCCGGGGCCTGCGCACAAAAAGCTGTACCGTCACAAGACCAGTGCAAAGTTTCCTCGCATTGACACGCTGAAGGGCAAGCGAGCTGAGAGAGACCCAAATAAGGACATAGCACTGATGAGCTCTTTTGAGAAACTGAG AATGTGGATGTCCTGTTGTTGCCGTCCTTCATACACTGCCTGGCCCATTTCAAGAGGAAAACCTACATTTAATGAGCCCCATTTATTCACAAGGCATCTTGAAAACACAAGATGGGACCATTTTGTATTGATGACATATCAGATGCCTTTTTTCTCCTAG